Below is a genomic region from Kwoniella dejecticola CBS 10117 chromosome 4, complete sequence.
ATCTAAGAATGATTCAAGTCTGTCAAGGCCGAAGAGACTTCTTAGCGTCTTCCACTAGACCGACATGTGTAAAAGTCAGAAAGGAAAAAGTGGGTCATGCGAATATCCAAGGGTGTCATGAAGAGCGACCAGAACGCAATACCCACGGAGGCTCTACACCTCAACAAGGGACAAAAGCGAATTGCACTCACCCTACTACGCTTTGTCCGCCTAAGTCTCCGGGCCTtggagaagctggagatTCCGACCGCTTGTTGTTTTAATCTATCAAAGGGGCAGTATCGGTCTACTGGCCAGAATCGAAGCACACAGTCGGTGTATGATGGCGTCTGTCTCTGTTAGAGGGATGATCCATGAGCATAGAAACAATGAGAGAGAATCAATCTAAAGAGGATGGAAGTTGGAGGTGAAACATGAACAATAAGGGCCAAAACACCCAAAACCGTCCAAGGCACGACTGCACCGTACACCCACTTGATGCAGCTATAGTCGTATCTTGCTTGAGAGTGatatgcagatgcagatggtgatggatgagatgatcTCACGTATCACTCTTACTACAACTACAGACATCTACAAAAGATACCGCTGCATACCTGCATACTTGCATACGAGTTTACCTAATGTTTACGAGGAGTGAGGAGTGAGCCTGTACATGTCGAGATGACATGTCAGGGTGGTTGGATTGTGATGTTCGTTTTCAGGGTAACCCAAGCCATTTCCTTAGAAATCAGTCCAGAGTTTattttccttttctcctccttaTGCCGTaggctctggctctggcaAGGGAACAAAttatcaagtatcaagtatcaagtatcaagtatcaagtatcaagtatcaagtatcaagtatcaagtatcaagtatcaagtcaTGCATGCACTATTGTATATGTTCTGTTCTATTCCAGCAACGCAGAGATCTGCTTGACGGCTTCTCGACATTCCTCCTCGGTTCCTACCGTTATCCTTAGGCAACCTTCGCAGCCCCGCTCAGTCCCACGGAATCGGACCACAACTCCCCTGGACTCGGCCATGGTCTTGTACACCTCCACGGCTCTTTGGTTGCTCGGATTACCCTCGTCGTCTAATATCTCGCACAGGACGAAGTTGGCGTGATTGCCTCCCATTATGCGGCCTACACCCTTGACGTTGGACAGTGACTCGATGAGGGTCTTTCGATTTTGGTTGAGAGTCGCTACAGCGAGAGACATGGTTGCGATACCTTCGATTGAGAGCGCAGACAAGGCGAGGGAGGCGGTCGGTAAGGAGACGTTGTAAGGTGCTTTGGTATTGGTGAGAATCTGGATaagcggaggaggagcaagTAGATAACCAAGTCTGGTATAGATTAGCCAATGCCGGCTCGCGTGGTGACTCACCTTATCGCTGCGAGACCGAAACTCTTGCTCAACGTCTGTGTGACGCAGACATTGGCATATTCGTTTACTAAATCAGCTGCGCTGTTGTCTTCGGGCGCAAAGTCGATGTAAGCCTCGTCCACGACGACTACCCCTTTGAAAAGGGGGTTCTCAAGCACCCGTTTTATCACATCGAGGGGGATCAGAGTACCGGTTGGATTTCCGGGCGAGCAGATGAAGAGCATCTTGAGATCTGGATTGGCTTTGAACGCCGCGTTCATCTTTTAACTGGGTCAGCATCGTCTCCCGTTCCATCGCGCGTGAACTCACGGCTTGCTCGTCGAGCTGGAATGCTCCGTTCTCGGTCACTAACGGCACTTCCAGCACTCCTACATCGTTCACATTGGCGGTGACTTTGTACATTCCGTATGTTGGGGGGCAAGTCATGACTCGATCTTTACCCGGCACACAGAGCACTCTATATAGCATGTCGATGACCTCATCACTTCCAACACCCAAGAAGACCCATTCCTCGTTGGGCACGCCTCTGAATTTAGCTATAGCCCTTTTCAGATCATCGTGGGTGGGCGAAGGGTATCTGTTGAGACTAGCGAGTTCGTCTTCCGACAATAGGGAAAGTGTCTGAGCGGCAACGGGTCCAGGTTCAGCGTTTGGTCCTCGTTTGGCGAGAGACGGTAGAGAGGGGCCGATGGCGTTCTCATTGGCGTCTAAGAGTACACCTGCTGAATAATCATCTCGCGCACATCGGTATGGTTGAAGGGCGAGGATGTTGGGACGAATAAGGGGTTCGAGGGAGAAGTGAGACGGTTTGGAGGGGCCAGGGGACTTGAGACCGAGGATCGGCATCGTATGGTGGTGTGTGGTGGTTTGTGGGTAGATGTAAGGCAAATGATGAAGTTTAGTATTGTTGTACAAGGCCGGACGAGTCGAAATGCGATCGGACAATATGAATCTCAAACTGTTCTCAATAACCGACTCGACGTTTTTGGAACCACGTGGCAATCGACTGCATGTTGTCACTAAGACCTAATCCAAAAATCACCATGACTTAGACTGCGTTAAACGATGCATACTATGTACAATGTGGCCTAAGCCAAGACTACCTGCTGTTTGTTCACGCTGCCTATGatctcttttccttcccAGAATCTGGGCAATTCGTTCCCAGGTATGAAATGCCTCTCCACTTTGTCCTTTGTGATCACGCACATTCGGATACATCCTCCAGAAGACCCATCTCGGGACATTGCCAGGGCGAGGGCTGCATGCGACATCGAGGTTAGTCAATGAAGGTTCAGATGAGGCTGTACTCACTATTTTTTACGAACTCCACAGTCTCCTGCTCGCTCCAGCCCTCCCTATACGTGGCGTCACAGTATCCGTAGACATAAGTGGATCCAGAACCTGAAACCAGCTATGAGCTTGACATCGCGCGAATGAGTGAGACACTGCTCACCTCCTATAGCCCAAGGCTGCTGGAACATTCCTCCACCTAATGGGATGTTGTAGACAGACCCTCCAGACTCCTTGTCCCATCCCGCTACGATGATACCGGCTGACAACTGATCTTTGTTGTCGTAACACATTTTCTCGAATAGGGCGGCGGCCCTCGAGACTGTTGGCGGTGCACCGTAGACCGCTGTGTACACCTGAGCATGTTGATGGACTACATCGGCTACGGCTTGGGTATCGGCGGCTGAACCGGACCGACAACAGTAGATTCGGTCGTGAATATGGGTCAGTTTGTCGGTCACACGGTTCGCCTGGGCGCTAGATCAGCGACTAGATATCATTTGAATATCAAGACACTGTGCTCACGATATACGACCCAGTAGTCGTCCTACTGTCTGCGCCGATCACCACGCCGCCGTCGAATTGTACTGCCATGATGGAAGTCTGGGGAAAGGGAGTCAGCAGTGAGTCACAGTGAAGGGGAAGCAGAACCTACACCCAGGTTGACCTCGCCATTCTTCAGACGAGCGATATCGACGGAGTTGATGTTGGCCATGGCGTAGGTGTGGACAGGTCTGAGGTGGTGAAGAGATAAAGcaagagatgttgaagatggaGACAGAGTGATGACACTTGCGTTGGTGATGAAGTTACGCGTAATGACTGACGATGTGATAACCATGCGAGATCCACGTTGTCACCGCAAGGAGGGGAACGGTGTTTTCTGTGTGGCAGCTTGTTGTTGTGTCGTCACTTGATTGAATCCATGTTTCAGGTGAgacgaatgaatgaatgcatGTTAGATGTTACTTTGTTCATAGCCAAGCATGACTAACACTCATCAGTAAGACGCAACAATCCAATAATCCACAACGCAAACGATACTCACTCGGCGCGTCAAGCTGGACCCGACATACAACGGCAAGCCGGGCTGATGTCGCATTGACCAAGGACAAAACTCTCCTTCATCCACACGTGCCACCTGGCATACGCACGACAGCATCATCAAAAACGCTAACGCTAAAGCAACATGCCATCTGTCCTTCCGACCTCTTCCAAATCATACGCGCCTCTGGCCGATGAGACTGGCAACATGGCGCCTGGTCCGACTGTGACGCGTAACGGGACAGTAGTCTATGGTCAACGAACCTCGTCAGCCATGAGCAGCACATCGTCAGCCGATTCCGAAGATCTAGAACGGGCTGGGGGTTATGCCGGCTCAGAGGAGACGCTCTCCGCTGGTGTTAGtcggaaggggaaaggaaGGGCGATAGAGTCACCCGAAGAGACAGGTGACATTGGTCAGATACGTAGAGTGGCTTCgctcaaggggaaagagaaggcttGGGATATCGAGCAGGGGCATCAACCACCAGATGGCGTTTATCCGCCGACCAacgaggcggaggaggaagagcggAAGGTTCAGCAGGTGAGCAATAGAGTATCAGGTTTAACTGTAGCTCATCTTTTATCTTTCCTCCCAGAACCTCGCCCGATTCGCTGCCAAAGACATGGCGAGGAGACGAGCTGCTAGAGAATCCCGACAACTACCGCCAAATTCCACTCCTGCCTCTCccagatcctcctcgtcaacCACGTCGTTCTCGCGCCGGCCGTTCTCGGTGATTAGCACGAAGCCGAATAGGAATAGCATAATGGGCTTGATGGATGGGATATGGCCTGCTTCACCGAAGAAAAATGAGGGCGGAGAGGTGAGCGGTAAAGATCACCTGACTGTGCTAATCCCCCCCCCCACTGCAGCTGCCCATGACGCAGTCACCGACAGCACACGACCAGGCATATCATAATCCCTACGATACCCAGCCAACATTCT
It encodes:
- a CDS encoding histidinol-phosphate transaminase — encoded protein: MPILGLKSPGPSKPSHFSLEPLIRPNILALQPYRCARDDYSAGVLLDANENAIGPSLPSLAKRGPNAEPGPVAAQTLSLLSEDELASLNRYPSPTHDDLKRAIAKFRGVPNEEWVFLGVGSDEVIDMLYRVLCVPGKDRVMTCPPTYGMYKVTANVNDVGVLEVPLVTENGAFQLDEQAMNAAFKANPDLKMLFICSPGNPTGTLIPLDVIKRVLENPLFKGVVVVDEAYIDFAPEDNSAADLVNEYANVCVTQTLGYLLAPPPLIQILTNTKAPYNVSLPTASLALSALSIEGIATMSLAVATLNQNRKTLIESLSNVKGVGRIMGGNHANFVLCEILDDEGNPSNQRAVEVYKTMAESRGVVVRFRGTERGCEGCLRITVGTEEECREAVKQISALLE